The proteins below are encoded in one region of Lactuca sativa cultivar Salinas chromosome 3, Lsat_Salinas_v11, whole genome shotgun sequence:
- the LOC111894290 gene encoding 3-oxoacyl-[acyl-carrier-protein] synthase I, chloroplastic, giving the protein MASIAAACSTGLIFRSKDSENNKASMLQHNGFRASKSRAIKCMATQTVSPPKRETDPKKRIVITGMGVVSVFGNDVNTFYDKLLEGESGITLIDKFDASTFTVRFAGQIRNFSSVGYIDGKNDRRLDDCWRYCLVAGRKALDDANLGQQILETMDRTRIGVVVGSGMGGMTTFSNGVEALIQKGFKKITPFFIPYSITNMGSALLAIDRGLMGPNYSISTACATANYCFYAAANHIRRGEADIMVAGGTEAAVNPTGVGGFIACRALSQRNDKPHKASRPWDQDRDGFVIGEGAGVLIMESLEHASKRGANIIAEYLGGAITCDAHHMTDPRKDGLGISSCITKCLQDAGVSPQEVNYVNCHATSTLAGDLAEVNAIKKIFKCTSEMKMNGTKSMIGHGLGAAGGLEAIACIKAINTGWLHPTINQDNLEPQVDIDTVPNVKKQHEVNVAISNSFGFGGHNSVVAFAPFKH; this is encoded by the exons ATGGCTAGCATTGCAGCCGCTTGTTCTACTGGTTTGATTTTTAGAAGCAAGGATTCAGAAAACAATAAAGCTTCTATGCTTCAACATAATGGTTTTAGAG CTTCAAAATCTAGAGCAATCAAGTGCATGGCGACACAAACCGTTTCACCTCCTAAAAGAGAAACAGACCCAAAGAAGAGGATTGTGATTACAGGAATGGGAGTTGTTTCTGTGTTTGGTAACGACGTTAACACATTCTACGACAAACTTCTCGAGGGTGAAAgcggaataaccctaatagacAAATTCGATGCTTCAACATTCACTGTTCGTTTCGCCGGTCAAATTCGCAATTTTTCATCGGTAGGCTACATCGACGGTAAAAACGACCGGCGTCTTGATGACTGCTGGAGGTATTGTCTAGTTGCTGGCAGAAAAGCTCTCGATGATGCAAACCTCGGCCAACAAATTCTCGAAACT atggaTCGAACGAGGATAGGAGTCGTTGTGGGATCAGGGATGGGAGGTATGACAACATTTAGCAATGGTGTGGAAGCACTGATTCAAAAAGGGTTCAAGAAGATCACTCCGTTTTTCATTCCTTACTCGATTACAAACATGGGATCTGCATTATTGGCGATAGATAGAGGGTTAATGGGGCCAAACTACTCAATTTCAACAGCTTGTGCGACTGCAAACTATTGCTTTTATGCGGCAGCGAACCATATCAGAAGAGGAGAAGCGGATATCATGGTCGCCGGTGGAACCGAAGCTGCGGTTAACCCTACAGGTGTCGGCGGTTTTATAGCCTGCAGGGCTTTGTCGCAACGAAACGACAAACCCCACAAAGCTTCTCGACCATGGGACCAAGATCGTGATGGTTTTGTCATCGGTGAAGGTGCAGGCGTCCTG ATAATGGAAAGCTTGGAGCATGCAAGTAAAAGAGGAGCCAATATTATTGCTGAATATTTGGGTGGAGCCATAACATGTGATGCTCATCATATGACAGATCCTCGTAAAGATGGACTTGGAATTTCTTCTTGCATCACCAAATGTTTACAAGATGCTGGTGTTTCTCCTCAAGAG GTGAATTACGTGAATTGTCATGCAACATCAACCCTAGCTGGAGATTTGGCTGAGGTTAATGCCATTAAAAAGATCTTCAAGTGTACATCTGAAATGAAAATGAATGGCACAAAG TCAATGATCGGACATGGCCTTGGAGCTGCTGGTGGATTGGAAGCCATTGCATGCATAAAAGCAATCAACACTGGCTGGCTACACCCTACGATTAATCAAGAT AACTTGGAGCCTCAAGTTGATATCGATACTGTCCCAAATGTTAAGAAACAGCATGAGGTCAACGTGG CCATATCCAACTCATTTGGATTCGGTGGTCACAATTCTGTTGTTGCATTCGCTCCTTTCAAGCACTAA